Proteins from a genomic interval of candidate division WOR-3 bacterium:
- a CDS encoding pyruvate ferredoxin oxidoreductase (catalyzes the formation of acetyl-CoA from pyruvate and coenzyme A) — protein MARLKDLCQNPELFSSGHRACAGCGEALAVRQILLAAPQPVVGIMPTGCTEIFSSIYPHAAWQIPMIHTAFETAASTASGVVAAYNFHKKMGNIKEDVKFIAFGGDGGTYDIGFQAISGAFERRHKFLYVCTDNEGYMNTGIQRSSATPYGAHTTTSPAGAVIPGKTMPRKDIMEIMIAHNAAYAAQTTIAHWNDLVTKVGKALAADGPSFLNVLVPCPLGWQHAGNLTVEMARLAADTGFWPIYEWENGRYKINYQPKEKKPVEEFMKPQGRFSHLFKDEAGKAVIAEAQRQIDAQWALLRKRQEAFGAS, from the coding sequence ATGGCAAGACTCAAGGACCTTTGTCAGAATCCCGAGCTCTTTTCGAGCGGTCACCGCGCCTGCGCCGGATGCGGCGAGGCCCTGGCAGTGCGCCAGATACTCCTGGCCGCGCCCCAGCCGGTGGTAGGCATCATGCCGACCGGCTGTACCGAGATCTTCTCGTCCATCTACCCGCATGCCGCGTGGCAAATACCGATGATCCACACCGCGTTTGAGACGGCGGCTTCCACCGCGTCCGGCGTCGTTGCTGCCTACAACTTCCACAAGAAGATGGGCAACATCAAGGAGGACGTGAAGTTCATCGCCTTCGGAGGGGACGGCGGTACCTATGACATCGGGTTCCAGGCGATTTCCGGTGCCTTCGAACGCCGGCACAAGTTCCTCTACGTCTGTACCGACAACGAAGGCTACATGAACACCGGGATCCAGCGCAGCTCGGCTACGCCGTACGGTGCGCACACGACTACGTCGCCGGCCGGTGCGGTGATACCAGGTAAGACGATGCCGCGCAAGGATATCATGGAGATCATGATTGCCCATAACGCGGCGTACGCAGCGCAGACCACCATCGCGCATTGGAACGATCTCGTCACCAAGGTCGGCAAGGCGCTGGCCGCGGACGGGCCCTCGTTCCTCAATGTGCTGGTACCGTGCCCGCTGGGCTGGCAGCACGCCGGCAACCTGACGGTCGAGATGGCAAGGCTTGCGGCCGACACCGGTTTCTGGCCGATTTACGAGTGGGAGAATGGTAGGTACAAGATCAACTACCAGCCCAAGGAGAAGAAACCGGTCGAGGAGTTCATGAAGCCGCAAGGCCGGTTCAGCCACCTCTTCAAAGATGAGGCGGGCAAGGCGGTCATCGCCGAGGCGCAACGTCAGATTGACGCGCAGTGGGCGTTGCTTCGCAAGCGGCAGGAGGCGTTCGGGGCGTCCTGA